A single genomic interval of Litoreibacter ponti harbors:
- a CDS encoding substrate-binding protein translates to MSKSNFTRRGMLKTSAVAGGALAMPTIFDGSVWADGHTGFLNAPTGDTVTLGFNVPQSGPYADEGADELRAYELAVEHLNGGGDGGMMSTFSSKALQGNGILGKKVEYVTGDTQTKSDAARASAKSMIEKDGAIMITGGSSSGVAVAVQALCQEAGVIFMAGLTHSNDTTGKDKKANGFRHFFNSYMSGAALAPVLAANYGTDRKAYHLTADYNWGYTTEEAVRSSTEALGWETVNAVKTPLTQTDFSSYIAPVLQSGADVLVLNHYGGNMVNSLTNAVQFGLRDKLVNDKNFEIVVPLYSRLMAKGAGANVKGIFGSTNWHWSLTDEGSQAFVKSFGTKYGFPPSQAAHTCYVQALLYADAVERAGSFNPCAVVEALEGFEFDGMGNGKTLYRADDHQCFKDVLVVKGKENPTSEFDLLEIVEVTPVDQVTYAPDHPQMRDGNGNAVAVGTCNPGA, encoded by the coding sequence ATGTCCAAATCGAACTTCACGCGTCGTGGGATGCTCAAGACGTCGGCGGTTGCCGGCGGCGCGCTGGCGATGCCAACCATTTTTGACGGCTCCGTCTGGGCCGATGGCCACACGGGCTTTCTGAACGCCCCCACCGGTGACACCGTCACCCTGGGCTTCAACGTGCCTCAGTCCGGCCCCTACGCCGACGAGGGCGCCGACGAGCTGCGCGCCTACGAGCTGGCGGTCGAGCACCTGAACGGTGGCGGCGACGGCGGCATGATGAGCACCTTCTCGTCGAAGGCGCTGCAGGGCAACGGTATCCTCGGCAAGAAGGTCGAGTATGTGACCGGTGACACGCAGACCAAGTCTGACGCCGCCCGCGCATCGGCCAAGTCGATGATCGAAAAAGACGGCGCCATCATGATCACCGGCGGTTCGTCCTCGGGTGTGGCTGTGGCCGTGCAGGCGCTCTGCCAAGAGGCCGGCGTCATCTTCATGGCGGGTCTGACCCACTCCAACGACACCACCGGTAAGGACAAGAAGGCCAACGGTTTCCGTCACTTCTTCAACTCCTACATGTCCGGCGCAGCCCTGGCCCCCGTGCTGGCGGCCAACTACGGCACCGACCGGAAGGCGTATCACCTGACCGCCGACTACAACTGGGGCTACACCACCGAGGAAGCCGTGCGCTCCTCCACCGAGGCTTTGGGCTGGGAAACCGTCAACGCCGTGAAGACGCCGCTGACGCAGACCGACTTCTCGTCCTACATCGCCCCCGTGCTGCAGTCCGGCGCGGACGTGCTGGTTCTGAACCACTACGGCGGCAACATGGTGAACTCGCTGACCAATGCCGTGCAGTTCGGTCTGCGCGACAAGCTGGTCAACGACAAGAACTTCGAGATCGTCGTGCCGCTCTACTCCCGCCTGATGGCGAAGGGTGCGGGCGCCAACGTGAAGGGCATCTTCGGCTCCACCAACTGGCACTGGTCGCTGACCGACGAGGGCAGCCAAGCCTTCGTGAAGTCGTTCGGCACCAAGTACGGCTTCCCGCCGTCCCAGGCAGCGCACACCTGCTACGTGCAGGCGCTGCTCTATGCGGACGCCGTGGAGCGTGCGGGCTCGTTCAACCCCTGCGCCGTGGTCGAGGCCCTCGAAGGCTTCGAGTTCGACGGTATGGGCAACGGCAAGACGCTGTACCGCGCCGACGATCACCAGTGCTTCAAGGACGTGCTGGTTGTGAAGGGTAAAGAGAACCCGACCTCCGAGTTCGACCTTCTCGAGATCGTGGAAGTGACCCCGGTCGATCAGGTGACCTACGCACCCGATCACCCACAGATGCGCGATGGGAACGGCAATGCCGTGGCCGTTGGCACCTGCAACCCGGGCGCCTAA
- a CDS encoding short-chain fatty acyl-CoA regulator family protein, with protein sequence MPKSALTGSRIREHRLMRGFKQADLARQIGISASYLNLIEHNRRRIGGKTLLALSEALQIEASQLSQGAEQSVVSELQDAAAAAEDGTPIELDQIDELVARFPGWAARITAQHRQIQALEQTVGGLNDRLTHDPVLSEKMHEVLSTVAAIRSTASILVATPDLGSDWQTRFYNNIDTESRRLADSSATMAAHLDRLSRQEQGVVTPPEAVFAALDARGHHIAALEGPDADVDQAISEMSELDTHTARTHAKRVFAIYRADAKLMPLEPFSEAAQATSCDPAALAAQFHAPLEAVFRRLANLPRSPWLPDIGFVSCDASGALIARKQPSGFALPRFGAGCPLWPLFSVLSTPGRARRARIASDGGAEYVSYAVAHAAGPVQFDAAQTYHATMLLVAQDPDPEADALPVGPTCRICARADCAARREPSVLEQGMARL encoded by the coding sequence ATGCCGAAATCCGCCCTGACCGGCTCGCGCATCCGCGAGCATCGCCTGATGCGCGGCTTCAAGCAGGCCGACCTTGCGCGCCAGATCGGCATCTCGGCGAGCTACCTCAACCTGATCGAGCACAACCGCCGCAGAATCGGCGGCAAGACCCTGCTGGCCCTGTCGGAGGCGCTGCAGATCGAGGCCTCCCAGCTTAGCCAGGGGGCTGAACAGTCCGTCGTCAGCGAGCTGCAGGACGCCGCAGCGGCGGCCGAGGACGGCACCCCGATCGAGCTGGACCAGATCGACGAGCTGGTCGCGCGCTTTCCAGGCTGGGCCGCGCGGATCACGGCGCAGCACCGCCAGATTCAGGCGCTGGAGCAGACCGTCGGCGGGCTCAATGACCGGCTGACCCACGACCCGGTTCTGTCGGAAAAGATGCACGAGGTGCTGTCGACCGTGGCCGCGATCCGCTCCACCGCCTCGATCCTTGTGGCGACGCCGGATCTGGGCAGCGATTGGCAGACGCGGTTCTACAACAATATCGACACCGAAAGCCGCCGTTTGGCCGACAGCTCGGCAACGATGGCCGCGCATCTTGATCGCCTGTCGCGTCAGGAGCAGGGCGTCGTCACCCCGCCCGAGGCGGTGTTTGCCGCGCTCGACGCGCGCGGACACCATATCGCGGCGCTGGAAGGCCCGGACGCCGACGTCGATCAAGCCATCTCGGAGATGTCCGAGCTGGATACGCACACCGCGCGGACCCACGCCAAGCGCGTCTTCGCGATTTACCGTGCGGACGCAAAGCTGATGCCGCTGGAGCCATTTTCCGAGGCCGCGCAAGCCACATCCTGCGACCCGGCCGCCTTGGCTGCGCAGTTCCACGCCCCGCTCGAGGCCGTGTTTCGCCGTCTCGCCAATCTTCCGCGCAGCCCGTGGCTGCCCGATATCGGGTTTGTCAGTTGCGACGCGTCGGGTGCGTTGATCGCGCGCAAGCAGCCCAGCGGCTTCGCGCTGCCGCGCTTCGGGGCAGGATGCCCGCTTTGGCCGCTCTTCAGCGTGCTCAGCACGCCGGGACGAGCACGCCGCGCCCGGATCGCGAGCGATGGCGGGGCGGAATATGTCAGCTATGCGGTGGCCCACGCGGCAGGTCCGGTGCAGTTTGATGCGGCGCAGACCTATCACGCGACGATGCTTCTGGTGGCCCAAGACCCCGACCCGGAGGCCGACGCCTTGCCGGTCGGACCCACCTGCCGCATCTGCGCGCGCGCCGACTGTGCGGCCCGCCGTGAGCCGTCGGTCCTGGAGCAGGGCATGGCAAGGCTTTGA
- a CDS encoding branched-chain amino acid ABC transporter permease yields MDAIILQILNGLDKGSAYALIALGLTLIFGTLGVVNFAHGALFMIGAFCAVTFSRLLSLSYETVDPTKTDFLGNPAKINTPYVQDWFGMQTGSVIIDWAVPLSILFAIPVMLAVGVIMERGLIKHFYHRPHADQILVTFGLAIVLQEIIKFYYGANPIPTPAPAVFAGSFDFGTLMGFDPNTIIYPYWRLVYFAFAVAIIAGVFAFLQFTTFGMVVRAGMADRETVGLLGINIDKRFTIMFGIAAAVAGLAGVMYTPINSPNYHMGMDFLVLSFVVVVVGGMGSLPGAVLAGFVLGILESFASMAIVLETIPGLNQIIIYLVAIIILLTRPRGLMGRKGVMEE; encoded by the coding sequence ATGGACGCCATAATCCTCCAAATCCTCAACGGGCTGGACAAGGGGTCGGCATACGCGCTGATCGCCCTCGGCCTGACCCTGATTTTCGGCACGCTCGGCGTGGTGAACTTCGCCCACGGGGCGCTGTTCATGATCGGCGCGTTCTGCGCGGTGACCTTCTCGCGGCTGCTGTCGCTGTCCTACGAGACGGTGGACCCCACCAAGACCGACTTCCTCGGCAATCCCGCCAAGATCAACACGCCCTATGTGCAGGATTGGTTCGGGATGCAGACCGGATCGGTCATCATCGACTGGGCGGTGCCCCTGTCGATCCTGTTTGCGATCCCGGTGATGCTTGCCGTGGGCGTGATCATGGAGCGCGGGCTGATCAAGCACTTCTACCACCGCCCCCATGCGGACCAGATCCTTGTGACCTTTGGCCTTGCCATCGTGCTGCAGGAGATCATCAAGTTCTACTACGGCGCCAACCCGATCCCGACCCCTGCCCCGGCGGTTTTCGCGGGCTCTTTCGACTTTGGCACCCTGATGGGGTTCGACCCCAACACAATCATCTACCCCTACTGGCGTCTGGTCTACTTCGCCTTCGCGGTGGCGATCATCGCGGGCGTCTTCGCCTTCCTGCAATTCACGACCTTCGGCATGGTGGTGCGCGCAGGCATGGCCGACCGCGAGACCGTGGGTCTCTTGGGAATCAACATCGACAAACGCTTCACCATCATGTTCGGCATCGCCGCCGCGGTGGCGGGCTTGGCGGGCGTGATGTACACGCCGATCAACTCGCCGAACTACCACATGGGTATGGACTTCCTCGTCCTGAGCTTCGTGGTGGTGGTCGTCGGCGGCATGGGCAGCCTGCCCGGGGCCGTGCTGGCGGGCTTCGTGTTGGGCATCCTCGAGAGCTTCGCGTCCATGGCGATCGTGCTCGAAACGATCCCGGGGCTGAACCAGATCATCATCTACCTGGTGGCAATCATCATTCTGCTCACCCGCCCCCGTGGCCTGATGGGCCGCAAAGGCGTGATGGAGGAATAA
- a CDS encoding response regulator transcription factor → MSKSVLLVEDEPNIIEAISFLLERDGWTVRIHSDGTSAVEAVGRVAPDVLVLDVMLPGRSGFEILRDLRRDEALSHLPILMLTARGQTKDRELAKSYGVSHFMTKPFSNEEMVSTVRALYAGAQAG, encoded by the coding sequence ATGTCGAAATCGGTTTTGCTCGTGGAGGACGAGCCGAACATCATCGAGGCGATAAGCTTCCTGCTGGAACGGGACGGCTGGACTGTGCGCATCCACTCCGATGGAACGAGCGCGGTCGAGGCGGTGGGGCGCGTCGCGCCGGACGTTCTGGTGCTGGACGTGATGCTGCCGGGGCGCTCGGGCTTCGAGATCTTGCGCGACCTGCGCCGCGACGAAGCGCTGTCGCACCTGCCGATCCTGATGCTGACCGCGCGCGGCCAGACCAAGGATCGCGAGCTGGCAAAAAGCTACGGCGTCAGCCATTTCATGACCAAGCCCTTCTCCAACGAGGAGATGGTGAGCACCGTGCGCGCGCTTTACGCGGGCGCGCAAGCCGGGTAG